A single genomic interval of Saccharothrix saharensis harbors:
- the nuoF gene encoding NADH-quinone oxidoreductase subunit NuoF gives MVDNLTPVLTKRWLSPRSWTLKTYEQLEGYTALRKALKAHPDQLIQQCKDSGLRGRGGAGFPTGMKWGFIPQNDGKPHYLVINADEGEPGTCKDIPLMMADPHSLIEGIIITSYAIRANFAAIYVRGEVLHVIRRLHAAVREAYEAGYLGKDILGSGFDLDVVVHAGAGAYICGEETALLDSLEGKRGQPRLKPPFPATAGLYASPTVVNNVETIASVPYIVNGGADWFRTMGRERSPGPKIFSLSGHVERPGQYEAPMGITLRELLDLAGGMKDGIPLKFWTPGGSSTPLFTADHLDVPLDFEGAAEAGSMLGTTALQIFNETVSVPWAVMKWTEFYKHESCGKCTPCREGTYWLVQILQRMVRGEGTASDIDTLLDVCDNILGRSFCALGDGAVSPITSGIKYFKHEFLALCDQNSQVLAGASA, from the coding sequence GTGGTCGACAACCTGACTCCCGTCCTGACGAAGCGCTGGCTCTCGCCGCGCTCGTGGACGCTGAAGACCTACGAGCAGCTGGAGGGGTACACGGCGCTGCGCAAGGCGCTCAAGGCCCACCCGGACCAGCTGATCCAGCAGTGCAAGGACTCCGGGCTGCGCGGCCGCGGCGGCGCGGGCTTCCCCACCGGCATGAAGTGGGGCTTCATCCCGCAGAACGACGGCAAGCCGCACTACCTCGTCATCAACGCCGACGAGGGCGAGCCGGGCACCTGCAAGGACATCCCGCTGATGATGGCGGACCCGCACTCGCTGATCGAGGGCATCATCATCACCTCGTACGCGATCCGGGCGAACTTCGCCGCGATCTACGTGCGCGGCGAGGTGCTGCACGTGATCCGCCGGCTGCACGCGGCCGTGCGCGAGGCGTACGAGGCGGGCTACCTGGGCAAGGACATCCTGGGTTCGGGCTTCGACCTGGACGTGGTCGTGCACGCGGGCGCCGGCGCCTACATCTGCGGCGAGGAGACGGCGCTGCTTGACTCGCTGGAGGGCAAGCGCGGCCAGCCCCGGCTCAAGCCGCCGTTCCCGGCGACCGCCGGCCTGTACGCCTCGCCGACCGTGGTGAACAACGTCGAGACGATCGCCAGCGTGCCCTACATCGTCAACGGCGGCGCGGACTGGTTCCGCACCATGGGTCGCGAGCGCTCGCCCGGGCCGAAGATCTTCTCGCTGTCCGGCCACGTGGAGCGGCCCGGCCAGTACGAGGCCCCGATGGGCATCACGCTGCGCGAGCTGCTGGACCTGGCGGGCGGCATGAAGGACGGCATCCCGCTGAAGTTCTGGACGCCGGGAGGCTCGTCCACCCCGCTGTTCACCGCCGACCACCTGGACGTGCCGCTGGACTTCGAGGGCGCGGCCGAGGCCGGGTCGATGCTGGGCACCACCGCGCTGCAGATCTTCAACGAAACGGTGTCCGTGCCGTGGGCGGTCATGAAGTGGACCGAGTTCTACAAGCACGAGTCGTGTGGCAAGTGCACGCCGTGCCGCGAGGGCACCTACTGGCTCGTGCAGATCCTCCAGCGGATGGTGCGCGGCGAGGGCACGGCGAGCGACATCGACACGCTGCTGGACGTCTGCGACAACATCCTGGGCCGCTCGTTCTGCGCGCTCGGCGACGGCGCGGTCAGCCCCATCACCAGCGGCATCAAGTACTTCAAGCACGAGTTCCTGGCCTTGTGCGACCAGAACTCCCAGGTCCTGGCTGGAGCTAGCGCATGA
- the nuoE gene encoding NADH-quinone oxidoreductase subunit NuoE, whose protein sequence is MSTSEEVYEASALDPIETQRLVTEGVADTGVFDQSVVDRARAIIARYPQARSALLPMLHLVQSVEGYVSQAGITFCADQLDLTNAEVSAVATFYTMYKRRPCGEHLVSVCTNTLCAALGGDAIYAKLKDHLGVGHEETAGEPGTTGSITLEHAECLAACDLGPVLQVNYEYFDNQTPDGALELVKSLQAGEKPHPTRGAPLTDFRQAELQLAGFFEGRDADLDGPSAAPETVRGAKIAAERGWTAPAMPDNAEFPPLPEKK, encoded by the coding sequence ATGAGCACTTCGGAAGAGGTCTACGAGGCCTCCGCGCTCGACCCGATCGAGACGCAGCGGCTGGTGACCGAAGGCGTCGCCGACACCGGTGTGTTCGACCAGTCGGTCGTGGACCGGGCGCGGGCGATCATCGCGCGCTACCCGCAGGCCCGGTCGGCGCTGCTGCCGATGCTGCACCTGGTGCAGTCGGTCGAGGGCTACGTCAGCCAGGCGGGCATCACGTTCTGCGCCGACCAGCTCGACCTGACCAACGCCGAGGTCAGCGCGGTCGCGACGTTCTACACCATGTACAAGCGCCGCCCGTGCGGCGAGCACCTGGTCAGCGTCTGCACGAACACGCTGTGCGCCGCGCTCGGCGGTGACGCGATCTACGCCAAGCTCAAGGACCACCTGGGCGTCGGCCACGAGGAGACCGCGGGCGAGCCGGGCACGACGGGCTCGATCACGCTGGAGCACGCCGAGTGCCTGGCGGCCTGCGACCTCGGCCCGGTGCTCCAGGTGAACTACGAGTACTTCGACAACCAGACGCCCGACGGCGCGCTGGAGCTGGTGAAGTCCCTGCAGGCGGGGGAGAAGCCCCACCCGACGCGGGGCGCGCCGCTGACCGACTTCCGCCAGGCCGAGCTCCAGCTGGCCGGGTTCTTCGAGGGCCGGGACGCGGACCTGGACGGCCCGTCGGCCGCGCCGGAGACGGTGCGCGGGGCCAAGATCGCCGCGGAACGCGGCTGGACCGCGCCGGCCATGCCGGACAACGCGGAGTTCCCGCCGCTGCCGGAGAAGAAGTAG